One Citrobacter freundii DNA window includes the following coding sequences:
- a CDS encoding helix-turn-helix domain-containing protein, whose amino-acid sequence MLNDLSVFLLAAGMMQAALLSVFLLLPSNIIQVSNRLLVIVLLTLAAGFGELFLYGSGVSFLHPNYAYIGTLISLLQPPAIYLYTRSLMYRHFRIRPAHAVHLIPFATGLIVFFTLYVPLSDSAKITLLQQQDLPGMPVSLPLALAYHGVFLGWLGYSLRRLRSFNSDIQHLYSDIARQQMLWLRFLLSSYSGLWIVSIICCLFFYLFRLTDKTSWVLPVVSIAGFAFINTLLVCALRQPAAFMGLTQADEILLENIQPVKAPQLRGAEQVDKVAEFMHRNQPFLDSTLSLSQLAHQLKLSPHDLSAIINNGFQQNFFTFISEYRIDHAKKLLAMPEDKRTILDIMYSSGFNSKSVFNTAFKKQTGLTPSEYRRQYL is encoded by the coding sequence ATGCTGAATGATCTATCTGTTTTTCTTCTGGCAGCAGGAATGATGCAGGCTGCATTGCTCTCTGTTTTTCTTCTTTTGCCGTCTAACATCATACAAGTCAGCAACCGGCTATTGGTGATCGTTCTGCTGACCCTTGCCGCCGGTTTTGGTGAACTTTTCCTCTATGGTAGCGGCGTGAGTTTTTTACACCCGAACTACGCCTATATCGGTACGCTTATCTCTCTGCTTCAGCCACCGGCCATCTATCTGTATACCCGTTCGCTGATGTATCGCCATTTTCGAATCCGGCCAGCTCATGCTGTACACTTAATCCCGTTTGCTACTGGCCTTATTGTGTTTTTCACGCTGTACGTTCCGTTATCTGACTCAGCAAAAATAACGCTCTTACAGCAGCAGGATTTACCGGGCATGCCAGTATCACTGCCCCTTGCATTGGCCTATCACGGGGTATTTCTCGGCTGGCTTGGCTATTCCCTCAGACGTTTGCGGTCATTTAATTCGGATATTCAGCATCTTTATTCCGATATTGCCCGCCAGCAAATGCTCTGGCTCCGCTTCCTGCTGTCAAGTTATTCGGGACTTTGGATAGTCAGTATTATTTGCTGCCTGTTTTTCTATCTGTTCAGGCTAACCGATAAAACGAGTTGGGTACTGCCCGTTGTCAGCATAGCGGGGTTTGCATTTATTAATACGTTATTAGTTTGTGCGCTGCGGCAACCCGCTGCGTTTATGGGGCTAACGCAGGCAGATGAAATCCTGCTGGAGAATATTCAGCCGGTTAAAGCACCGCAGTTACGGGGGGCTGAACAGGTGGATAAGGTGGCAGAATTTATGCACCGGAATCAGCCGTTTCTGGATTCCACCCTGTCCTTAAGCCAGCTTGCGCATCAGTTAAAACTCTCGCCGCACGATCTGTCAGCCATTATCAACAACGGGTTTCAGCAGAATTTTTTTACGTTTATCAGCGAGTACCGAATAGATCACGCTAAAAAACTCCTGGCAATGCCGGAAGATAAGCGGACCATTCTTGATATTATGTATTCCTCAGGCTTTAACTCTAAATCGGTCTTTAATACCGCGTTTAAGAAGCAAACGGGTTTAACGCCTTCAGAATATCGGCGGCAATACTTATAA
- a CDS encoding IS3 family transposase (programmed frameshift), with protein sequence MKKRFSDQQIISILREAEAGVSARELCRKHAISDATFYTWRKKYGGMEVPEVKRLKSLEEENARLKKLLAEAMLDKEALQVALGRKLLTTDQKREAVELMCGATGLSQRRACRLTGLSLSTCRYEAQRPASDAHLSGRITELALERRRFGYRRIWQLLRREGVHVNHKRVYRIYHLNGLSVKRRRRRKGLATERFPLLRPDAPNLTWSMDFVMDALATGRRIKCLTCVDDFTKECLTITAAFGISGVQVTRILDSIALFRGYPARIRTDQGPEFTCRALDQWAFEHGVELRLIQPGKPTQNGFIESFNGRFRDECLNEHWFSDIVHARKIINNWRQDYNECRPHSSLNYQTPAEFAAGWRNGKYEEKPTDITN encoded by the exons ATGAAGAAGCGTTTTTCCGACCAACAGATCATCAGTATTCTCCGCGAGGCTGAAGCCGGGGTATCTGCCCGTGAACTCTGCCGCAAGCACGCTATTTCCGATGCCACGTTTTACACATGGCGTAAGAAGTATGGCGGTATGGAAGTGCCTGAGGTTAAGCGCCTTAAGTCGCTTGAAGAAGAGAACGCCCGACTCAAGAAGCTGCTCGCCGAAGCCATGCTGGATAAGGAGGCGCTTCAGGTGGCTCTTGGGCGAAAGT TACTGACGACAGACCAGAAGCGGGAAGCCGTGGAGTTGATGTGTGGTGCGACCGGTCTGTCGCAACGTCGTGCCTGCAGGCTGACAGGTTTGTCCCTGTCGACCTGCCGCTATGAAGCGCAGCGTCCGGCGTCGGATGCGCATTTATCAGGACGCATCACTGAACTGGCGCTTGAACGCAGGCGTTTTGGTTACCGGCGCATCTGGCAGTTACTGCGTCGGGAGGGCGTTCACGTCAATCACAAGCGGGTATACCGCATTTACCACCTTAACGGCCTGAGCGTAAAACGCAGACGACGTCGTAAAGGGCTGGCGACCGAGCGGTTTCCCCTTCTGCGCCCAGATGCGCCGAACCTGACCTGGTCGATGGATTTCGTCATGGACGCACTGGCCACCGGTCGCAGGATCAAGTGTCTGACCTGCGTGGATGATTTCACGAAAGAGTGCCTGACGATTACCGCCGCTTTCGGGATTTCAGGCGTGCAGGTCACGCGTATTCTGGACAGCATTGCACTGTTTCGCGGCTATCCGGCGAGGATAAGAACCGATCAGGGGCCGGAATTTACCTGCCGCGCATTGGATCAATGGGCCTTTGAGCATGGCGTGGAGCTGCGACTTATCCAGCCGGGCAAGCCGACCCAGAATGGATTTATTGAGAGTTTTAACGGACGCTTTCGCGATGAATGCCTGAATGAGCACTGGTTCAGCGATATTGTTCACGCCAGGAAAATCATTAATAACTGGCGACAAGATTATAACGAGTGCCGTCCTCATTCATCGCTGAATTACCAGACTCCAGCTGAATTTGCAGCTGGCTGGCGAAACGGGAAATATGAAGAAAAACCAACCGACATTACTAACTGA
- a CDS encoding IS1-like element IS1A family transposase (programmed frameshift) encodes MASVSISCPSCSATDGVVRNGKSTAGHQRYLCSHCRKTWQLQFTYTASQPGTHQKIIDMAMNGVGCRATARIMGVGLNTILRHFKKLRPQSVTSRIQPGSDVIVCAEMDEQWGYVGAKSRQRWLFYAYDRLRKTVVAHVFGERTMATLGRLMSLLSPFDVVIWMTDGWPLYESRLKGKLHVISKRYTQRIERHNLNLRQHLARLGRKSLSFSKSVELHDKVIGHYLNIKHYQ; translated from the exons GTGGCTTCTGTTTCTATCAGCTGTCCCTCCTGTTCAGCTACTGACGGGGTGGTGCGTAACGGCAAAAGCACCGCCGGACATCAGCGCTATCTCTGCTCTCACTGCCGTAAAACATGGCAACTGCAGTTCACTTACACCGCTTCTCAACCCGGTACGCACCAGAAAATCATTGATATGGCCATGAATGGCGTTGGATGCCGGGCAACCGCCCGCATTATGGGCGTTGGCCTCAACACGATTTTACGTCACT TTAAAAAACTCAGGCCGCAGTCGGTAACCTCGCGCATACAGCCGGGCAGTGACGTCATCGTCTGCGCGGAAATGGACGAACAGTGGGGCTATGTCGGGGCTAAATCGCGCCAGCGCTGGCTGTTTTACGCGTATGACAGGCTCCGGAAGACGGTTGTTGCGCACGTATTCGGTGAACGCACTATGGCGACGCTGGGGCGTCTTATGAGCCTGCTGTCACCCTTTGACGTGGTGATATGGATGACGGATGGCTGGCCGCTGTATGAATCCCGCCTGAAGGGAAAGCTGCACGTAATCAGCAAGCGATATACGCAGCGAATTGAGCGGCATAACCTGAATCTGAGGCAGCACCTGGCACGGCTGGGACGGAAGTCGCTGTCGTTCTCAAAATCGGTGGAGCTGCATGACAAAGTCATCGGGCATTATCTGAACATAAAACACTATCAATAA
- a CDS encoding HEPN/Toprim-associated domain-containing protein — protein sequence MSTWTDISIGNFTLYGTQDDYYQWYFQEGDRVREIVKEEDGIWSEDTFIGYRTTVAQMRRRLQLNGYDRAALERDFSTAIESWKADSIAELAELESEKHPHGENYLQYRITWLKHVIPVLENAVLDDWLERLNKAACWPSNESDFSQLMTWIETGDPVLSLMVSSVDGDCSWVCDSNFNFPCTQQDFYSLAILLITEDDAVCELDLKWLISAGWTDDFDDLEEKHAGATQPLRHVRQSLSELSALVTSAPENPVLLRMCYSGIITVMEAYLADIFIRAVKHPSVKRRFVESYEKFQNSSKKPLSEVFGNDSNLLIVFYVQIMPDDFVMQLHRF from the coding sequence ATGTCAACGTGGACAGATATCTCTATCGGTAACTTCACTCTGTACGGTACGCAGGATGACTATTATCAGTGGTATTTTCAGGAGGGGGATCGTGTCAGGGAGATTGTCAAAGAAGAAGACGGGATTTGGTCAGAAGACACGTTTATCGGCTATCGGACGACCGTGGCACAGATGCGCCGACGGTTACAGTTGAACGGATATGACCGGGCAGCTCTTGAGCGGGATTTTTCGACTGCCATTGAGTCCTGGAAAGCGGATTCAATTGCGGAGCTGGCCGAACTTGAAAGCGAAAAGCATCCCCACGGAGAAAATTATCTTCAGTACAGAATCACCTGGCTGAAGCATGTCATCCCGGTTCTCGAAAATGCGGTGCTGGATGACTGGCTTGAGCGGTTAAATAAGGCGGCATGTTGGCCAAGTAACGAGAGTGATTTTTCCCAACTAATGACGTGGATTGAAACCGGTGATCCTGTGCTTTCCCTGATGGTCAGCTCGGTTGACGGTGATTGCTCTTGGGTTTGTGATTCGAACTTTAATTTCCCGTGTACACAACAAGACTTTTATTCTTTAGCGATCCTGCTAATCACTGAGGATGACGCTGTATGCGAACTGGACCTGAAATGGCTAATTTCTGCCGGATGGACTGATGATTTTGACGATCTGGAAGAAAAACATGCAGGAGCCACTCAACCGCTTAGACATGTCAGACAGAGCCTTTCTGAGTTAAGTGCGCTGGTCACCTCTGCACCAGAAAATCCTGTGCTGTTGAGAATGTGTTACTCCGGCATCATTACTGTCATGGAAGCTTACCTTGCAGATATCTTCATACGGGCAGTAAAGCATCCTTCGGTAAAGCGACGTTTCGTTGAGAGCTACGAGAAATTCCAGAATAGCTCTAAAAAGCCACTTTCAGAGGTCTTCGGTAATGACTCCAACTTATTGATAGTGTTTTATGTTCAGATAATGCCCGATGACTTTGTCATGCAGCTCCACCGATTTTGA
- a CDS encoding hsdR: protein MFDDDDADLEPRPPELSPDVQALINNGLEFLDKAREELEAAKPKFSIVSFWTAVEILLKVPLAHEHWSLVCSRKTPPKKQTYLDGDFQSITYDEIRTLLRDVLQKPLSDTTHNVFDKVRKHRNRVVHFYHPSFTDAEQHQIQKEQADAWFALNRLMRDEWQSIFGAKDSYSWQLAYGETRLLRGSEFYAAVRLRQVKEELDALAKSGNQIGICESCKQKAVVTESHITGSEERTLLITRCRVCTSQSRHILFICPNCDERQSLPEGDESFTCDSCSETVDRMELLDEETFRSVDEQMFSVLPAGCTNCMVPDSVCKHGDGYLCTQCLAYYTELHACGCCDHFSNSVPQFSRYRGCEFCDGDSRYHGD from the coding sequence ATGTTTGATGATGATGACGCAGACCTGGAACCCCGGCCCCCTGAACTCAGTCCGGACGTTCAGGCCCTGATTAACAACGGTCTGGAATTTCTGGACAAGGCGCGGGAGGAGCTGGAAGCAGCAAAGCCAAAGTTCTCCATTGTCAGCTTCTGGACTGCAGTTGAAATTCTGCTGAAGGTTCCTCTGGCCCATGAGCACTGGAGTCTTGTCTGCAGCCGAAAGACTCCCCCCAAAAAACAGACTTACCTGGACGGGGATTTTCAGTCTATTACTTATGACGAAATTCGTACCCTCCTCCGGGATGTTCTCCAAAAACCACTGAGTGATACAACCCATAACGTTTTTGACAAAGTCCGGAAACACCGAAATCGCGTGGTTCACTTCTATCACCCCTCCTTTACCGATGCGGAACAGCATCAAATTCAGAAAGAGCAGGCAGATGCCTGGTTTGCCCTCAACCGTCTCATGCGGGATGAATGGCAGTCCATCTTCGGCGCTAAAGACAGCTACAGCTGGCAGCTGGCGTACGGTGAAACCCGCCTGCTCAGGGGAAGTGAGTTCTATGCTGCCGTTCGGCTTCGGCAGGTTAAAGAGGAACTGGATGCGCTGGCCAAATCAGGTAACCAGATAGGGATCTGTGAGTCCTGCAAACAAAAGGCGGTGGTTACTGAATCTCACATTACCGGAAGCGAGGAACGAACGCTGCTCATTACGCGGTGTCGTGTCTGTACCAGTCAGTCCCGCCATATTTTATTTATTTGTCCAAATTGTGACGAACGACAGTCCTTACCTGAAGGTGATGAATCCTTTACCTGCGACAGCTGCAGCGAGACTGTAGATCGAATGGAGCTTCTGGATGAGGAAACTTTCCGGAGCGTCGATGAGCAGATGTTCTCCGTACTGCCTGCAGGTTGCACTAATTGCATGGTACCTGACAGTGTCTGTAAACACGGTGATGGTTATCTTTGCACCCAGTGTCTCGCTTACTACACGGAGCTTCATGCGTGTGGATGCTGCGACCACTTTAGCAATAGTGTTCCGCAGTTTAGTCGTTACAGAGGATGTGAATTTTGCGATGGTGACAGCCGCTATCATGGCGATTGA
- a CDS encoding tyrosine-type recombinase/integrase codes for MTLPSFINASPALPSTGQLAGQDYGRALSLREMARHYTELPKYLLAPEVAGLLHYVPDWSQHAFFNTLWNTGARLNEGLALRRRDFHLNESIPHVVLRTAKQRRAGGGRPRKGKSANRVVPLSDPAYVDEMRRLFASTKEQFEDDPITGERRALPVWNVSDRTVRNWLVRAIDTAERDGVKLSIGVSPHTFRHSFAMHLLYGHVHPKVVQGLLGHEKFESTEVYTKIFALDVAASQQLRFSLDTRDALQLLRGNN; via the coding sequence ATGACTCTGCCCTCTTTTATTAACGCCTCCCCTGCCCTGCCGTCGACAGGACAGCTGGCTGGCCAGGACTATGGCCGTGCGCTTTCTCTGCGCGAGATGGCCCGGCACTACACCGAGCTGCCAAAATACCTGCTGGCCCCGGAAGTGGCCGGACTGCTCCACTATGTCCCGGACTGGAGCCAGCACGCTTTTTTCAATACGTTATGGAATACCGGGGCACGCCTGAACGAAGGGCTTGCCCTGAGACGGCGTGACTTCCACCTTAACGAGAGCATTCCGCATGTCGTACTTCGCACCGCCAAACAGCGGCGTGCAGGTGGTGGTCGTCCGCGTAAGGGTAAAAGCGCCAACCGTGTGGTGCCATTATCGGACCCGGCCTATGTCGATGAGATGCGTCGGCTGTTCGCCAGCACGAAGGAACAGTTTGAGGATGACCCGATTACGGGTGAACGGCGGGCTTTGCCAGTGTGGAATGTGTCCGATCGAACCGTTCGCAACTGGCTGGTAAGGGCCATCGATACGGCTGAACGCGACGGAGTGAAACTCAGCATTGGAGTTAGCCCCCATACCTTCAGGCACAGTTTTGCAATGCACCTTTTATATGGCCACGTTCACCCGAAAGTAGTACAGGGATTGCTGGGGCATGAGAAGTTTGAGAGTACAGAGGTCTATACGAAGATATTTGCGCTTGACGTGGCCGCCAGTCAGCAGCTGCGGTTTAGCCTGGATACGCGTGACGCGCTGCAGCTGCTGCGCGGTAATAACTAA